The segment ATTAAATGATGCGAGTTGTGACATCAACGACCTCATCCatcatttttggcatcgttgccaGGGAATTAAAAGATTTGTCTACGAAAGTTTGAAGCCTTAgtgtttttgaatatgggaaaatgTCTTTTGATGGGCCCCTAAAACCCATTACAACTAAAAGATCAAAAGATTTACATTAAAGCACAACAAAACACAAAAGGCAACACACAAAGAAAAGACAGCTGATGAACAAAACGACAACAAACAAGAGATAACTTGGTCAAAAACCAAAAAGGATCGAAAAATCCTAGATTTAGGTTAAGTTCTGAAGCATTTTAGTAGCTTCCATCTCCAACTATTCCATATTATCAGCTGCCCGcttgatttcctcaatttccttGCTATGGCTTTGTATCGTTTTAGTGCTTGCCCTCATTCTTCTCCCAAGCCTTGTTTCCTTATCATCTGGGGtatcatcctttacttcaataatGCCCGCCGTAGCCTTATCCTCATGGTCATTCTCCAACTTACTaataagagccttcatactagcCAAGGTAGCCTTAAGAATCTTATGACTTTGCTCCCATCAAGTCTTTTTAATTGGCCCCTGCTCTGTTCTCCAGGATAAGAAAGCTATTTCGATTAGCATTGATAATCTCCTCTTCATTATCAATAGCTTTGGTAAGCTCATTGAGACAATTTGGGAGGGAATTGAATTTACCCGAGCCTAAAGCTTGTAAAGTCTTGATTTTCCCTACTTCCTAGGCCTTTTTTATTTTAATGCCAATGATTTCCTTTTGCATCTAGAGGAGCACCTGTTTAAAGTTATTCATGCCATTATTGATGCAGAGGTCAATATCCAGGTGATGCTCTTCCTGGGTCTTGTCACCTGTAGTTTCAAGATTCACTTCCAGTCCCACCTCCTTGACATCAAAACTCTGGGCTTATTTCATTGCCATATCCTCCCCCATCAGGCCCTTATccttagactcagtcatgagaggCGACCGGTCCTTGGTTTCCACATCCTTAGTTTTAGGagtcttccttttcttcttttggCTCATGAGGTTTTGGACCTCCTCACTTTCATTATCCATATCATTGTCagtcttattatcatcctcatactAGCTATCCTCATCCTCTCCTCTTTGCTTATTTTTGGCCGACCCTTTATTCTATTTCCCAtgctctatttttctatttttccttctcGACCCAACAATTTGGGGGTCATCCTCTGTCTCAGCTTCCGTGTCATAGCCTtcaccatcctcatcatcaaaGTCATCAAAATCCACTTCTGACTCAGAGACCTCAGCTATATTCAACTTTGGCGAGAAGTAGGTATGGCTGCCCTTCACCAGTCTAGCTTTCTCCTCCTCGTCCTTAGAAAAAAATTTCACGGCAGCATCTGAAATCTTTTTGTCCCTATAGAACTTGATCTGGTTCATCAGAAGACCCGTTGCCTCCGCAATCATAGTTTCAGTCACTTTGACCTTCCTATTGCCTATGGTTAATGTGCCTTTGTTCCAGCCCTTCTTGAAGATTCTCAAATTTTGGGTCGTTTCTCTTGCATGCGCTCCATAAAATCAGTCATCTTGGCAACTTGAAGTACCACTCAAACCTATGGACGATTCCTCCATTTATCAATGGTGGTAGCCTCTGTTCTCTTTCATTTTCCACCCATAATTCTATTGATATCAATTGTCTATAATTTCCAACTGATACCTTTCTACGCTACAAACTTTCTATGAGAAACCACCAAAATTTTGTAGTAGTTTCTGATGCTTTTGTTCAAGAGGAAGAAAAAAACCCATAAAGCATGCAAAGTGAACATGCAATGATTACTGTACCTCCTTCTCAGCTGCCTACAAAACTAGCTCCTGCTACCACGACTTCTCCTTATACCTCGGGAAATGATTTCAAATCTTACCCTgcttaccatgcaatctttcatCAGTTAAGATATCATGTGCCACACACGATATCTCCCCTTCGCCATTCTAGGTAATAATTTACTTGCTCTATACTACCTCATTGGCAGCCCAGTCAACACTCCTATTAGCCTATCTGTAAACATGGgaaatatggcattttttaaacccCTAAAGTAATTCCCTGGTGGAATCTATGATGTTTTTGATAGTCCATGAAGGTTGATGTTTACCTAGAAGGCAGTTAATAATGTTTTTAGAGTTGCCTTCCAACCATAGCATTTTGACCCCTAAATTAAAGGCTAATTTAATAAATTGAAGATGACCCATATCTTCCTCCAGATGGTTGGTTTGAATTCCCAAGGGATAGGCAACCGCCCTAGTGAAAAAGCTAGCCCCATTTTAGATAACACCACCACAACCAGCAGGTCTTAGATTCCTTTTGTTgcaccatcaaagttggccttaaaccaATCATTGGGGGGAAAGGACTAGCAACACAATcttctattgatttggttgatgttggAGCACAAAAAGGCTAGGATATTCCATCTTTCAAGAACATCAAAGTCCTCCTTATTGCTACAAGAATGAACCCCCCTGGCCATCACACTCTCAACACAGTTATTTTTTATCTTGACTCACACCACTTTAGAGGTGTTAATATCATTccaaaatattctattatttctctccttccatatcccTCAGAGAACATGGGCAAAAGAAAACTTCCACAGAtttcttatggtgatgttattggtatAATAAAGCTAGCTTTTGAAACAATTCCGCATCTCCTCCGGGAAAACCCAATTCAACCCCCACATTTGAAAAAGGCATTGATCGTCTCCTTACAATTCTGGATGATCATCTAAGAGGCCTTCTTATTAAGAGGGGCTCCACCAATCCAATCATCATCCCAAAAGTCAACTTTCCTGCCATCACCTATGGCCCAGACATTGCCAAAACTAGCAATACCTTTAGCCTGAATAGCACTGTTCCAAATAAAAGAACTTCTTGGTATTTAATTAGAGACCaggaaatcctcaatggtgggaacttTCCATAAGTACTTAGCCTTCCAGATATCATTCCATTCTCCTTTTCCCTGATAAGTTCTACAAATTTGTTTGGCAAGAAGAGTTTTGTTCAAAGTTATGATATTCCTTAAGCCCAGACCCCCTTTCTTTTTGGGTTTACACACATTTTCCTAGGCTATGAGagccattctcttcttctcctcaaccacaGACCACAGAAAGGCTTTCTGGATTTTCATAATTGCATCAACAAAATTGCCAGGGATTGTAAGAAGGCTTAAAGAATACACCAGAAGACTCTGGAGAGAAGATTTTAAAAGCTGCACTTTTCCATCTTGACTAAGAAGGGCACCTTTCGAACCGGCCAACTTTCTACTGAATCTATCCACAAGACTATTCCAAAATAGCTCTGAGGGTTTCAATCCCTAGGGGAGGCCTAGGTAGATAGCAGGAGGACCAATTTGGCATCCAACAATCCGGGCCATCTTTATTTGTCCATCCTCtagggtgttgaagaagaaaacaaagatttTCTCCCAATTGATTGTTTGACCTGAGGGCAGGCTATAAGTGCTGAGAAGGTTCTTTAGATTAGACACTTCTTTGATAGTagatgatcccattaaaatggtatcatcaacaaattgctgatgaGTACAGGCTCTAAAACTAGAAGAGGGCGTTATACCATAGAGAAGCCCCAAAGAAACAAATTTGTTCATAAATCTACCTAGACATTCAGCCAAAATGATGAACAGTATAGGTGATATGGGATCTCCCTACCTGATACCCCTAGAAGTTTTGAAGAAGGGGGAAGGCACCCCATTGACAATGATAGAAAAAGAAGGGGTCAAGATGATTTGATCAATCATCTTAATAAACCTAACTCCAAAACCAAAAGCTCCAAGCACCTTACCCAAGAAATTCCAGTCCACTTggtcataggctttagacaaatcTAGCTTCATAAGAAATCCTTTCTTTTTAAAATCCACTagcgaatgaatgttttcatggatagaAATGATAGAGTCAATGATTTATTTGTTGGGAACAAATCCATTCCATTGGGGCAAAATGATCAGAGAAAGAATCCTTAGCAGCCTACTTGTCACCaccttagaaataattttataGAATGAGTTGCATAAGTTTATCGGCCAAAACTTATCCATAGAGTCAGCCCCCAGGCATTTGGGTATTAGGACGATGAAATTTgcattgagttcctttaagatCATTCTAGCCCCAAAAAAATCCTACACACCTTTAATCACATCATCTTTGAGGATGTCCTAGAAGGTTTGAAAGAAGAACAACGAAAATCCATCCGAGCTCAAGGCTTTGttcccatcaaaagaaaaaactGCCTTTTTAACTTCCTCCACAGAAGGGATGGCCACCAAGGCCTTGTTTTGATCCTCATTAATAGTTGAAGGAATATTCTCAAGGATGGCACTCTGGGAGTGACCATCTAGACTACAGTCCACCGAAAGAAGTGAGGTAAAAAAGTTCATGgcttccttcccaatctcatcatccttcctcgtTTCAGTTCCCCCAATTCTCAACTTCAAGATTCTATTAGCAACCTTGTGTTTCATTGTGGTCATATGGAAGAATCTATTATTTATGTCCCCAGCTTTAAGCCATAGAGATCTAGACCTTTGTTTCCAGAATTCTTCCTCTCTTCTGATAATCTTATGGTACTTTACAAACACTTCATTTTCCTCCTTGATTGATACTTCATTATATCCACTTGTTTGGATTTTATCCTGCATTTCCTTGAGTTCCAGTTGGGTTTTGGTCTTGGCAGCAAATAGATCTCCGAAAACCTCCTTgttccattttttaatattgtcCTTCACATTCCTTAATTTTTTTGCCATTCTATACATAGCAGTATCTTTCACATCAATAGCCCACCACTTCTTAATGACCTGCACAAGGTTAGGGCAGTCcagccacatcttttcaaatctgGATGGGAAATTTCTTTAAACAATGgtattatcaacaacaaaaatCATAGGGCAATGGTCAGAACCTATCCTAGAGATAGCAAAGAGGGAGCACTAATAATGGTTAAAACACTCATTAGAAATAAGGGCCCTGTCAAGTCTTACTTGAACAAGATCTTCTCTTGTCCTCCTGTTCATCCAAGTAAAATTGGCTCGTTGGAGCTCAATATCATGCAGACCCTGGTTGTTGATAAATTTCAAAAGATCCATTCTTCTTTCTAGCTATGAGGGGACACGACCAAATTTAACATTGTCTTGGAGAGGGGTGTTGAAATCGCCCATAACAATCCACATATCCTCCTTGTAAAGAACCCGAATAGCTtccatctttttccaaaatttgcttctatccagtctattattaggggcataaatattggtaAGTAGTAAAGAGGTGTCATCCTCAATGTGATGAAACCTGATAAAAGCCAGATTGCCATCCTACTTGACAGCCTCCCCAGAAACATGCCCAAGGTTCTAGAAAATGGCAATGCCTCGAGAAGCACCATCAGAGCTTCCACCAAAAACTTCCCCATCCTTAAAAAGCTTAATCTTTTCTACTTTCTCTTTAGTcgttttagtttcttggataataaCAATGTCTGGTTTATGTTCTTTGACTAAATTTCTAAGAACATCCTATTTATGTGGACTATTCAGTACATGTATATTCCATGAAGttattttcattttctaactaaggaacatacctcatggatggtcatttGAGTATCATCCACTATATTCCTGCTTGCCTCTTGATCTCTGATCTCGCTTGCTTTTTTCCTTCCTAGAGGAGAAGGGTTAAAACCCATGTCCGATTTGGTTCGGTTTCTTGTCTTGACTGAATTAGCCCGAGGGGTAGATTGAGGCCCTTTTTTACCTCCTCTCTTTCGCTCCACTACTTCATTTGTATTACAATCTTCCTCTTGAGTATTCTGGGTGGTTATCTTCTGGTCAACATCTTCAACCTCAGCCCACTTAGCATTAAGCCATAGTGTTGATAATGATAAGTAATTTAAGTTGTTGATGAGAAGAGCTAGAGATCCATTTGGAAGGATTTTCCAAGAGATTATAATATCTCAAGGCTCTAAGACATTTGAAGAACAACAAGAACACTTTTAACACCAAGAAGACCGAGAAGTACAACAAGAACAATTAGAGCATCAAGAAGAAGAAATGGGTGACTGTGTAGTAGCTAAGGAACCTCCACCAAATAGGACATTCTCGTATCCTATGAATTTGAATGTAAGAGATGATGAGCCTCCTATGAAGAGTATGTCACGCTTTATTTTACCTAAT is part of the Cryptomeria japonica chromosome 10, Sugi_1.0, whole genome shotgun sequence genome and harbors:
- the LOC131055558 gene encoding uncharacterized protein LOC131055558; amino-acid sequence: MLLSNASSRFGILVRSSSDAAVPVIMDRVSSLGLHNAVVIEIGVEEGNKETVGDELPGELHHGINVALWAEVEDVDQKITTQNTQEEDCNTNEVVERKRGGKKGPQSTPRANSVKTRNRTKSDMGFNPSPLGRKKASEIRDQEASRNIVDDTQMTIHEVIKKWWAIDVKDTAMYRMAKKLRNVKDNIKKWNKEVFGDLFAAKTKTQLELKEMQDKIQTSGYNEVSIKEENEVFVKYHKIIRREEEFWKQRSRSLWLKAGDINNRFFHMTTMKHKVANRILKLRIGGTETRKDDEIGKEAMNFFTSLLSVDCSLDGHSQSAILENIPSTINEDQNKALVAIPSVEEVKKAVFSFDGNKALSSDGFSLFFFQTF